In a genomic window of Tissierella sp. Yu-01:
- a CDS encoding TRAP transporter large permease codes for MTLFIIDIVLLVLLLMIGVPLPFVFGGGLILMVLFGDINVVGLMIWGFNQMLSPVLLASPFFMLAGTLIAESGIAKKLMDLANLFIGKARSGLGVISILTCGILGAISGSCFTGVAAVGPIMIPEMERRGYERGFASALVTCSSVLGALIPPSIPIIIYGWVTGTSVLGSFLSTVVPGIMVIITFSIINYFYVKKLPTETENSFKDYESDGTEIALKKSSVVRVFVNAIPGILIPVIILGGIYGGIFTPTEAAAVAAALALLVGVFIYKELRLKNTYGIFKTSSVSIGAIMVMMMLCLMLSQTFVMLRIPQQLVEIIMGMTSNKLVILILINIFLAFMGMIVNDSTAIILTAPLLLPLIIELGMSPIQFAAIMTINLAAGSLTPPYASVLYYGMKIGDVKFNEIIGPAMKILLVGYVPVLLLTTFIEPISMFLPTLFGY; via the coding sequence TTGACACTATTTATTATTGATATAGTATTACTTGTTTTATTACTTATGATAGGTGTACCATTGCCTTTTGTATTTGGTGGTGGCCTTATATTAATGGTACTTTTCGGAGATATAAATGTTGTGGGTTTAATGATATGGGGATTTAATCAAATGCTAAGCCCAGTATTACTAGCGAGTCCATTCTTTATGTTAGCAGGGACACTAATTGCAGAAAGTGGTATTGCTAAAAAATTAATGGATTTGGCAAATTTATTTATTGGTAAAGCAAGAAGTGGTCTAGGTGTTATATCTATACTAACATGTGGTATATTAGGTGCTATTTCAGGAAGTTGCTTTACAGGGGTAGCAGCAGTAGGCCCAATAATGATTCCTGAGATGGAGAGAAGAGGATATGAACGTGGTTTTGCATCAGCATTAGTAACTTGTTCATCTGTATTAGGAGCTTTAATTCCACCAAGTATACCAATAATTATTTATGGATGGGTTACTGGCACATCAGTTTTGGGATCGTTTTTGTCAACGGTTGTACCAGGTATTATGGTTATAATTACATTTTCAATAATAAATTACTTTTATGTCAAAAAACTACCTACAGAAACTGAAAATAGTTTTAAAGATTATGAGAGTGATGGAACTGAGATTGCATTAAAAAAATCATCTGTTGTTAGGGTTTTTGTAAATGCAATTCCAGGAATTTTAATTCCAGTTATAATACTTGGAGGAATATATGGGGGCATATTTACTCCTACTGAAGCAGCGGCAGTTGCAGCTGCATTAGCATTACTTGTTGGGGTTTTCATTTATAAGGAACTTAGATTAAAGAATACTTATGGCATCTTTAAAACATCTTCCGTATCTATAGGTGCGATAATGGTTATGATGATGCTATGCTTAATGTTAAGTCAAACTTTTGTAATGCTAAGAATACCTCAACAACTAGTTGAAATAATTATGGGTATGACAAGTAATAAGCTTGTTATTCTTATACTTATTAATATATTTTTAGCTTTTATGGGGATGATTGTAAATGATTCAACGGCAATTATTCTAACTGCTCCATTATTATTACCACTTATAATTGAATTAGGTATGTCACCAATTCAATTTGCTGCCATTATGACCATAAATTTAGCTGCTGGAAGTTTAACTCCTCCATATGCTAGCGTACTTTATTATGGTATGAAAATAGGTGATGTTAAATTTAATGAAATCATAGGTCCAGCAATGAAGATTTTATTAGTTGGTTATGTACCAGTACTTCTTTTAACAACATTTATTGAACCTATAAGTATGTTTTTACCCACATTATTTGGATATTAG